The Cellulosimicrobium sp. ES-005 genome segment GAGCGAGGTCCGGCGAGCAGGTGCATGAGCACGGGGAAGCCCGCATGGTTGAGGTCCCACTGCCCGAGGTGGGCGTTCCACTCCCGCTCGATCCGGCGGGCGACGGCGAACAGGAGGCGGCCGGTGGCCCACTCCCGGGGGTCGGTGGGTGTGGGGTCGCCGACGTCCGGGCCGGCGTACCGCCCGGTGCTGCCGCTGCTCGACGCGTGCTCCAACGTGCATTCCTCCCTCCGCCATGGCACCATTCCTCAGCATGCTGAGCAATAGGACGGGCGGGTTCCTCCGCGGGCTGATCATTGTCGCAGTCATCGGTCTGTGGATGGCGATCGGCGCGCTGGGCGGGCAGGCCCAGGGGCGCCTGAGCAGCGTGCAGACGAACGACGCCGCCGCGTTCCTCCCGGCGAGCGCCGAGTCCACGCGCGCCGCCGAGGTCGCTCAGGAGTTCACCGACTCCGAGACCCTGCCCGCGCTCGTCGTCGCCACGACGGGCGACGGCAGCGCCCTGACGCCCGAGGACCTCGCCGCGCTCGACGCGTTCGCCCGGGCGGTCCCGGACGCCCCGCTCGCGGGGACGTCGGGCGACGAGCCCGCGACCGTCGGCGACGTCTCCGTCGCCGACCCCGTCGTCGTGCCGTCCGAGGACGGCGAGGCGGCGCTCGTCGTCGTCTCGCTCGACGCGTCCGTCGCGTCCGACCGGATCGGCGCCGACGAGGACAGCGTGAGCGAGCTGGCGGTCGGCGCGCTGCGCGACCTCGCCGCCGCGGACGCGTCCGAGGGCGGGCTCGCCGGGACCTCGCTCGACGTCTGGGTCACCGGCCCGGCCGGGTTCGTGGCCGACCTCGTCACCGCGTTCGGCGGGATCGACACCGTCCTCCTGCTCGTCGCGCTCGGCGCCGTGCTCGTCATCCTCGCGATCGTCTACCGGTCGCCGATCCTGCCGTTCCTCGTGATCCTCACGGCCGTGCTCGCGCTGACCCTCGCGGGCCTCGTCGTCTACCACCTCGCCGCCGCCGACGTCCTCACGCTCAACGGGCAGTCGCAGGGCATCCTCTCGATCCTCGTCGTGGGCGCGGCGGTCGACTACTCGTTGCTCGTCGTCGCCCGGTACCGGGAGGAGCTGCGCTTCGTCCGCTCCACCACGGTGGCGCTGCGGCGGGCGGTGCGCGCCTCGGTCGAGCCCGTCGCCGCGAGCGCGGGGACCGTCATCGCGGGCCTGCTGTGCCTGCTCCTGTCCGACCTGTCGTCCAACCGCAGCCTCGGCCCGGTCGCCGCGATCGGCATCGCCGCGGCGTTCGTCGCCGCGCTCACGCTCCTCCCCGCCCTCCTGCTCGTCGCCGGCCAGCGGTCGCGCGCGCTGTTCTGGCCGCGCATGCCCCGGTACGAGGGCGCGCACGCCGAGCACGACGGCGGGGCGACGGACGCGCAGACCACGCCCGTCGAGAGCGACGACGCGGTGCGCGTCGACGGGCACGGCGTGTGGTCGCGCGTCGCGAGCTTCGTCGGTCGGCACGACCGGCGCGTGTGGGTCGTCACGGCGCTGGTCCTCGCCGCGTGCGCGGCGTTCGTCCCGACGCTCGACGCCGAGGGAACGGGCGACTCGGAGGTGTTCCTCGCGGACGTCGACTCCGTCGCCGGCGAGGCGGCGCTCACGGAGCACTTCGAGGGCGTCTCCGCGCAGCCCGCGATCGTGATCGCCCCCGAGGAGGACCTCGACGCGGTCGTCGCGGCCGCCGAGGGCACCGAGGGAGTCGCCGCCGCCACGCCGGTCACCGACCAGCCTGCCGCCGCGCCGGGCGCACCCGCGCGCGGCGAACCGCTCGTCGTCGACGGACAGGTGCGGGTCGACGTCACGACCGACGCGCCGTCGGACAGCCAGGAGGCCGTCGAGACCGTCTCGGCGCTCCGTGACGCCGTGCACGACGTCTCGCCCGACGCGATGGTCGGGGGCGCCGCCGCCGAGCGGCTCGACACGCAGCTCGCGGGCCAGCGCGACCTGCGGACCATCGTGCCGGTCGTCCTCGCCGTGATCCTGCTCATCCTGATCCTGCTGCTGCGGTCCGTCGTCGCGCCGGTGCTCCTCATGCTCGCCAACGTGCTGTCGTTCGGCGCCGCGCTCGGCGTCGCCGCGATCGTGTTCGACCACGTGCTCGACTTCCCGGGCGCCGACCCGGCCGTCCCGCTCTACGCGTTCTGCTTCCTCGTCGCGCTCGGGGTCGACTACTCGATCTTCCTCATGACGCGCGTGCGGGAGGAGAGCCTGCGGGTCGGGACGCGGCGCGGCGTCCTGCGGGGCCTCGCGGTCACGGGGTCGGTCATCACGTCGGCCGGGGTCGTGCTGGCCACGACGTTCGCCGCGCTCGGCATCATCCCGCTGCTGTTCCTCGCCCAGCTCGCGTTCATCGTCGCGTTCGGCGTCCTCGTCGACACGCTCGTGGTGCGGTCGCTGCTCGTGCCCGCGCTCGTGCACGACGTCGGCCGTCGGGCCTGGTGGCCGAGCGCGCTCGGGCGCACGGACCGGGGCCCGGGGGAGCCGGGTCAGCCGGCGGGGAGCGGCTCGGCCGGGCAGTCCGCGAGCACGCGCGCCATCGCCTCGGACTCCGACGGCGTCACCGCGAGCTCGTAGGCGGTCTTCACCGCGACCTGCCGCGCGACGTACGGGCAGCGGAACGCGTGGTTCGGGGGCAGCCACGCGGACGCGTCGCGAGCGCCCTTGGCCTGGTTCGCGGGGCCGTCGGACGCGAGGAGGTTGAGCGGGTCGTTGGCGAACTGCCGACGCGTCTCGTCGTCCCAGGCGCGCGCGCCCTTGCGCCACGCGTCGAGCAGCGGCACCACGTGGTCGATCTGGACCGCCATGCTCGTCGCGTTGCCGCGGCGGAAGTCGATGGTCTCGCCGGTGTACGGGTCCTGGAAGGTGCCCGTGCGCACCTCGCAGACCTCGCCCCGGGTCGAGAACGTGAGGTCGGTGAGGTCGCGCGCGAGGATGTCGTTGCGGGTGTCGCACCCGTTGCCGTCGACGTCCGCCCACGCGGGACCGAAGAGCCCCCGTTCGTAGCCCGTGTCCGGGCCAGGCCCCTTCACCTCGAGCCGCGCCAGCGCCTCGAGCGCGCTCCCCGGGGTCGGGGCCGGCTCGTCGTCGGCGGCGACGGACTGCTGGTTGATCACGTTCGCGACCACGATGGCGACCGCCAGGGCGATCAGGACGTAGCGCAGGACGCTCCGACGAGGGACGCGGCGGCTCGTGGTGCTCAAGGGACGACCTTCCCGAAACCGATTCTCGGCCCGACCCGCGCGAGACGGTACGCAGCGCTCCATACCGGACCAACGCGCACATTCTGCCAGGTTCGCGGGGGTGCTCGGACCATCCCGGCGGACGTCTCCGGCGCCCGTCGCGGTCACGGCTAGATTGGTCGGCATGGACACCGCCGCGCGCACGCTCAGGGTCGGGATCGTCGGGTACGGGGGAGCAGGCCGGGGCATCCACGCGCGCCTCGTCCGCGAGGCCGGGCACGTGGTCACGGCGGTCGTCGTCCGGTCGCCCGAGCGTCGGGCCGCCGCCGCCGAGGACTGGCCGGACGTGCACCTGCACGACGACCTCGACGCGCTCCTCGCGGACCGCGCCGCCTACGACGTCGCCGTCGTCGCGAGCCCGTCGGCCCTGCACGCCGACCACGCCACCGCGCTCGCGCGGGCGGGGGTGCCCGTCGTCGTCGACAAGCCGCTCGCGCTCGGCGCGGCGTCGTCCCGCGCCGTCGTGGAGGCGGCCGAGGCAGCGGGCACGCCCCTCACCGTCTTCCAGAACCGCCGCTGGGACCCCGAGCAGCTCACCCTGCGCTCCGTGCTCGACCGCGGCGAGATCGGGCGCGTGCACACGTTCGAGCGCCGGTGGGAGCGATGGCGCCCCGTGCCGCAGCAGCGCTGGAAGGAGAACGACCTCGTCGGCGGCGGCCTGCTCCTCGACCTCGGGCCGCACCTCGTCGACTCCGCGACCCAGCTCTTCGGGCGCGTCACCGGCGTGTGGGCCGAGCTGCGCTCGCACACCACCCCCACCGAGGACGACGTCTTCCTCGTGCTCCACCACGCGCCCGACGCCGACGGGAACGCGGTCGTGAGCCGCCTCTGGGCCGGCTCCGTCGTCGGCGCCCCCGGGCCGCGCACGCGCGTGCTCGGGACGACCGGGGCGTACGTCGTCACGACGTTCGAGAACGACGCGTCGCCCTTCGAGGTCTTCGACGACGCCGCCCCCGAGGGCACGCTCGGCTGGGTCACGCGCGGTCGCGAGCGCGAGCCCGTCCCGCAGGCACCGGGCGGTCACGCCGACTTCTACCGTGCCGTCGCGGACTGGATCCTCGACGACGGGCCCGTCCCCGTCGACCCGCACGACGCCGTCCGCACCGCCGAGGTCCTCGACGCCGCCCGTCGCAGCGCCCGCGAGGGTCGCCTCCTCGACGTCTGACCGCCCTCGGGGCGGAGCCGGCCGGGGGCGCCCGGACCCGGACCCGGCGTCCCGACCCGCCCGCGCCCGGGACGCGGCACCGGGCGGAGGATCCGGCCTGTGGACAACGGCACGGCGGGGTCCGGCACGCGGTGAGATGGGGGCATGTCGTCGTCGACGTCGCGCCGCGCGCGACCGCCCGTGGAGTCCGTCGCCGACCTGGTACCCGTGCTCGCGGCCGCGGGATGGTCGGTGCGGCGGGAGCCCGGCGCGAGCGGTGGGTCCGTCGCGTACGACGACGCTGGCACGGTGTGCGAGATCGCCCGGCTGGAGGTCCCCGAGGGCCCGGGGGCTCGCGCGGTGCTGGTCGAGCACCTGCACGCGCTCTCCGAGGAGCACGAGCACGTCGTGGCGGTGCGTGGTGTCGTCGAGGCGGGGGAGTCGTCGCTCGTGGTGCTCACCGACCACGTCGACGGGCTGCGTCTCGACGAGCTGGCGGCGGCACGGGAGCCCTTCCGGGCTGCCGAGGCGGTCACGGTGCTGGTCCCCGTCGCGCAGGGCCTGGCGCGGCTCCATCGGGACGGGCGCGCGCACGGGAGCCTCGAGGCGGCGTCGGTGGTCGTCACGCCGAGCGGGAGGGCCGTCCTGCGCCCGGCGCTGGCGCCCGCGCGCGGGACCGCGGCGGACGACGTGCGGGACCTCGCCCGGGTCGTGCTCGACCTCGTGCCGCCCCCGGCGTCGAGCCACCCGTCCTACCGCGCGACCGGCGACCCGGATGAGGCGCGCGACCTCGCGGCGCTCCACGCCGAGCTCGCGGTGGCGCTGCGCGACGAACCGTCCGCGCGACCTGCCGCGGGGACGTTCGCCGCGCGCTGCTACGACGCCGTGGTGCCGCGACCGGTCGTGATGCCCGACCCCGCGCGTCTCGTGGCCGGTGCTCTCGGCGGTCGGCGGACCGTGCGGCCCGGCGTCGGGGTACGGACGGTGTCCGGGAGCGCCGCGCGTGGTGGGACCGGGCCCCGTGGGCGGGGCGCGCGGGCCCGACGGCGACGGGCGGTTCGTGCCGTCGGCACGAGCCTGGCGATCCTCACCGGGTGCGCGGCGCTCGTGGTGCTCCCGGTGCACCTGGGAGCGTCGCGGACGGCCGCGCCCGACGGCGGCGAGAGGGCGCCGAGCATGGTCGCGACCGCCGTCGAGCCGGCCGAGGACGCGAGGGCGGTGCTCGACCCGGACGACCCGGGCGGGGCCGCACGGGCCCTCACGGCGCGCCGGCTCGCGCTGCTCACCGAGGGCACGGGCGACCTGTCGTCGGTGGTGGTCGCGGGCTCGTCGGCGGAGGCGCGGGACGCCGCGGTGCTGGCGGCGCTCGAGGGCGTGGACGTGCTCGACGCGCGGGCGGAGGTCTTCGACGCCCGACCCGTCGAGGGCTGGTCGCGCGCGGCGGCCGGGGCGGGCACGGTGCCCGCCGACGCGGTCGTCGAGGTCGACTACGCCGTCAGCGCGCACCGGCAGCGCACGGACAGCGACGAGCTGCAGGTGCCCGCGACGCCGCGGACGACCGTCGTGCTCGTGCTCCGCTGGACCGACGCCGGGTGGCGTGTCGTCGAGGTGCGCTGAGGCGCACCGCCGCGGGGTCCGGTCGGACCTGGCTCGGACGTCGGGGCGAGGCGTCAGCGCCGCTCGGCGACCCGCCGGACGGCGTCGTCGAGCAGGGGGTCGGAGTAGGTGAACCCGCTCGCCTCGAGCACGGTGGGGAGGGCGCGCTGGGAGCCGAGGATGTCCGAGGCCAGCTCGCCGAGCACGACGCGCAGCGCGACGGAGGGGACGGCCAGCACGGCCGGGCGGTGGAGCTCTCGCGCGAGCGCGCGGGTGATCTCCGCGTTCGTGGCCGGGTGGGGGGAGCAGAGGTTGACGGGCCCGTGCACGGGAGCGGTGAGCAGGTGGCGCAGCGCGTCGACCTCGTCGCGCAGCGTGATCCAGCTCCAGTACTGCGTGCCGGGGCCGAGGCGTCCGCCGACGCCGAGCCGCAGCAGCGGGAGGAGCCGGCCGAGGGCACCGCCCTCGGAGGAGAGCACGATGCCCGTCCGGGCGTGGACCACGCGGACGCCCGCCTGCTCGGCCGGCGCGGTCGCGGCCTCCCACTCCCGGACCAGCCGGGCGAGGAACCCGTCGCCCGACGCCGACGTCTCGGTGAGCACCTGCGCGCCCCGGTCGCCGTAGTAGCCGATCGCGGAGCCCTGGACCCAGACCGGCGGTGGCGCGTCGAGGCCGGCCATGGTCCGGGCCAGGAGCCCGGTGGTCCGGGTCCGGGACGTGACCAGGGTGCGCTTGTACTCGGTCGTCCAGCGGTGGTCGCCGATCCCTGCGCCCGCGAGGTTGACGACGGCGTCGGCCCCGGCGAGCACGCCGGGGTCCAGGACGCCGGCGTCGGGGTCCCACTCGTGCTCGTCGGACGTCTGCGGGGCACGCCGCACGAGCCGGCGCACGCGGTGGCCGTCCTCGCGCAGCCGCTCGAGCAGCTCCGCACCGATGAATCCGTGCGAGCCCGCCACGACGATGTCCATGGGGCCACGCTACGGGGCCGCGACCGTCCCGCGCACCCGTGGCCGGGAACTTCTCCGCGACCGGCCCGCGCCAGGTCACGGAAACGCCGCGAGGCCCCGACCGTGGGTGGTCGGGGCCTCGCGGCGTGCGTCAGGGAGCGCGGAGCGTCAGAGGCCGACCTCGGCCTCGAACGCGCCCTCCTCGATGCGGTTCTTGATCGTGGTGAGGAAGCGCGCGGCGTCCGCACCGTCGACCAGGCGGTGGTCGTAGGACAGGAAGATGAAGCACGTCGAGCGGATGCCGATCGTGTCGTTGCCGTCCGCGTCCGTCACGACGACCGGGCGCTTGGTGATGGTGCCCGTGCCGAGGATCGCGACCTGACCGACCGGGACGATCGGCGTGTCGAAGACGGCGCCGCCCGAGCCGGTGTTGGTGATCGTGAACGTCGCGCCCGCGAGCTCGTCCGGACCGACCTTGTTGGCACGCGTGCGTGCGCCGAGGTCGGCGATCTTGCGCGCGATGCCGGCGAGGTTGAGGTCGCCCGCGTCCTTGATGACGGGGACCACGAGGCCGCGCTCGGTGTCGACCGCGATGCCCACGTTCTCCTGGCCGTGGTAGGTGATCTCGTCCTCGCCGAAGGTCGCGTTGATCTTCGGGTAGGCCTTGAGCGCCTCGACCGCGGCGAGCGTGAAGAACGGCAGGAACGTGAGGTTCGCACCCTCGCGCGCCTTGAAGTCCGCCTTGGCGCGGTTGCGCAGGGCGGCGACGCGGGTGACGTCGACCTCGACCGCCGTCGTGAGCTGGGCCTGCGTGCTCAGCGCCTCGACCATGCGGCTCGCGACGAGCTTGCGCAGACGGCTCGTCTTCTCGGTCGTGCCGCGCAGCGGCGAGACGGCCGGGACGGAGGCCTTCTTCGGGGCACCACCGGCGGGAGCCGCGGGAGCGGCAGCTGCGGGGGCGGCCTTGGCCTCCTCGGCCTTGCGGGCGGCCTCGAGCACGTCCTCCTTGCGGATGCGGCCGCCGACGCCCGTGCCCGTGAGGGTCGACAGGTCGACGCCCTTGTCCGCCGCGAGCTTGCGCACGAGCGGGGTGAGGTACGTGCCGCCGGCCTTCGCGGCCGGGGCCGGGGTCGCACCCGGTGCGGACGGCGCGGCGGGCTTCTCGGCCGCGGGGGCCGGGGCGCTCGTGGCCGGGGCCGGCGTCTCCTCCTGCGCGGCCTGGGCCGGGACGTCCGCCTCGCTCGCCGGGGTGCGCGCCTCGGTCGGGGCCGGGGCGGGCGCAGCCTCCTGCTTCGGGGCCTCCTGGGCGGGCTCGGCCGGTGCCGCGGGGGCGGCGGCCGGGGCGGCGCCCGAGCCGACGATCGCGAGCACGGTGCCGACCTCGACCGTCTCGTCCTCCTGGACGAGGATCTGCTGGACGGTGCCGGCCACGGGCGAGGGGACCTCGGTGTCGACCTTGTCGGTCGAGACCTCGAGCAGGGGCTCGTCGACCTCGACGGTCTCGCCGACCGACTTGAGCCACCGGGTCACGGTGCCCTCGGTGACGGACTCGCCGAGCGCGGGGAGCCTGATCTCCTCACCGCCGGAGGACTGCGGCGCGGGAGCGGCCTGCTGGGCCGGGGCGGGCTCGGCGGGGGCCTCCTGCGCGGCCGGCTGCTCCGGCTCGGGCTCCGGCGCGGCCTGGGGCGCGGGCTCCTCGGCCGCCGCGGGGGCGGGGGCGGCGTCGCCGCCGCCGGAACCGTCGCCGATCACGGCGAGGTCGGTACCGACCTCCACGGTCTCGTCCTCCTGGACGAGGATCTGCTCGAGCACGCCCGCGACGGGCGACGGGATCTCGGTGTCGACCTTGTCGGTCGAGACCTCGAGCAGCGGCTCGTCGACGGCGACGGTGT includes the following:
- a CDS encoding HNH endonuclease family protein produces the protein MSTTSRRVPRRSVLRYVLIALAVAIVVANVINQQSVAADDEPAPTPGSALEALARLEVKGPGPDTGYERGLFGPAWADVDGNGCDTRNDILARDLTDLTFSTRGEVCEVRTGTFQDPYTGETIDFRRGNATSMAVQIDHVVPLLDAWRKGARAWDDETRRQFANDPLNLLASDGPANQAKGARDASAWLPPNHAFRCPYVARQVAVKTAYELAVTPSESEAMARVLADCPAEPLPAG
- a CDS encoding TIGR01777 family oxidoreductase, whose product is MDIVVAGSHGFIGAELLERLREDGHRVRRLVRRAPQTSDEHEWDPDAGVLDPGVLAGADAVVNLAGAGIGDHRWTTEYKRTLVTSRTRTTGLLARTMAGLDAPPPVWVQGSAIGYYGDRGAQVLTETSASGDGFLARLVREWEAATAPAEQAGVRVVHARTGIVLSSEGGALGRLLPLLRLGVGGRLGPGTQYWSWITLRDEVDALRHLLTAPVHGPVNLCSPHPATNAEITRALARELHRPAVLAVPSVALRVVLGELASDILGSQRALPTVLEASGFTYSDPLLDDAVRRVAERR
- a CDS encoding MMPL family transporter yields the protein MLSNRTGGFLRGLIIVAVIGLWMAIGALGGQAQGRLSSVQTNDAAAFLPASAESTRAAEVAQEFTDSETLPALVVATTGDGSALTPEDLAALDAFARAVPDAPLAGTSGDEPATVGDVSVADPVVVPSEDGEAALVVVSLDASVASDRIGADEDSVSELAVGALRDLAAADASEGGLAGTSLDVWVTGPAGFVADLVTAFGGIDTVLLLVALGAVLVILAIVYRSPILPFLVILTAVLALTLAGLVVYHLAAADVLTLNGQSQGILSILVVGAAVDYSLLVVARYREELRFVRSTTVALRRAVRASVEPVAASAGTVIAGLLCLLLSDLSSNRSLGPVAAIGIAAAFVAALTLLPALLLVAGQRSRALFWPRMPRYEGAHAEHDGGATDAQTTPVESDDAVRVDGHGVWSRVASFVGRHDRRVWVVTALVLAACAAFVPTLDAEGTGDSEVFLADVDSVAGEAALTEHFEGVSAQPAIVIAPEEDLDAVVAAAEGTEGVAAATPVTDQPAAAPGAPARGEPLVVDGQVRVDVTTDAPSDSQEAVETVSALRDAVHDVSPDAMVGGAAAERLDTQLAGQRDLRTIVPVVLAVILLILILLLRSVVAPVLLMLANVLSFGAALGVAAIVFDHVLDFPGADPAVPLYAFCFLVALGVDYSIFLMTRVREESLRVGTRRGVLRGLAVTGSVITSAGVVLATTFAALGIIPLLFLAQLAFIVAFGVLVDTLVVRSLLVPALVHDVGRRAWWPSALGRTDRGPGEPGQPAGSGSAGQSASTRAIASDSDGVTASS
- the sucB gene encoding 2-oxoglutarate dehydrogenase, E2 component, dihydrolipoamide succinyltransferase, translating into MSENVQMPALGESVTEGTVTRWLKSVGDTVAVDEPLLEVSTDKVDTEIPSPVAGVLEQILVQEDETVEVGTDLAVIGDGSGGGDAAPAPAAAEEPAPQAAPEPEPEQPAAQEAPAEPAPAQQAAPAPQSSGGEEIRLPALGESVTEGTVTRWLKSVGETVEVDEPLLEVSTDKVDTEVPSPVAGTVQQILVQEDETVEVGTVLAIVGSGAAPAAAPAAPAEPAQEAPKQEAAPAPAPTEARTPASEADVPAQAAQEETPAPATSAPAPAAEKPAAPSAPGATPAPAAKAGGTYLTPLVRKLAADKGVDLSTLTGTGVGGRIRKEDVLEAARKAEEAKAAPAAAAPAAPAGGAPKKASVPAVSPLRGTTEKTSRLRKLVASRMVEALSTQAQLTTAVEVDVTRVAALRNRAKADFKAREGANLTFLPFFTLAAVEALKAYPKINATFGEDEITYHGQENVGIAVDTERGLVVPVIKDAGDLNLAGIARKIADLGARTRANKVGPDELAGATFTITNTGSGGAVFDTPIVPVGQVAILGTGTITKRPVVVTDADGNDTIGIRSTCFIFLSYDHRLVDGADAARFLTTIKNRIEEGAFEAEVGL
- a CDS encoding Gfo/Idh/MocA family oxidoreductase — encoded protein: MDTAARTLRVGIVGYGGAGRGIHARLVREAGHVVTAVVVRSPERRAAAAEDWPDVHLHDDLDALLADRAAYDVAVVASPSALHADHATALARAGVPVVVDKPLALGAASSRAVVEAAEAAGTPLTVFQNRRWDPEQLTLRSVLDRGEIGRVHTFERRWERWRPVPQQRWKENDLVGGGLLLDLGPHLVDSATQLFGRVTGVWAELRSHTTPTEDDVFLVLHHAPDADGNAVVSRLWAGSVVGAPGPRTRVLGTTGAYVVTTFENDASPFEVFDDAAPEGTLGWVTRGREREPVPQAPGGHADFYRAVADWILDDGPVPVDPHDAVRTAEVLDAARRSAREGRLLDV